Genomic DNA from Candidatus Binataceae bacterium:
CCTTGGCCGCTAGGTCCTGCACGGCGCTCCGCGCGGTCACTCCGGCCTGCTTGAGCGCCTTGTGCAAGGCGGCCAGAACCTCGGGCGCGTTGATCACGTCGCCGTGCACGCAGATGCTGTCGGCGTCGATCTTGATGTCCTTGCCGCTTGAGCTTTTGACCTTGCCCTCGGTGACGAACTTCATCACAAGGCCGACCATCTCCTCGATGTTTTCCTCGCCGTAGGTGCGCTTGACGCCGATCGAACCGTCTTCGGAGTAAACCAGGCCGGGATAGAACTCCTTGATCACCCGAAAGCCCATCTTCTCCGCGACCTCGAGCATCGGATGACGCGGCAGCGCCGGCAGATAAGCGACGAAGTTGGGATCGACTTCGCGGAAGCCTTCGAGGATCGCCCGCGAGTTCGCCTCGCTCTGCTGCGCCCACAGGTAGAACGCGCCGTGCGGCTTGGCCGCGATCAGTTTGACTCCGGCGGCATCGGCGAAGGCCTTGACCGCGCCGACCTGGTAAACCACGTAGTCGCGCGCTTCCTGCTGCGTGATGTTCATCAGGCGCCGCCCGAAACCCATCTTGTCGGGAAAGCCCGGGTGCGCACCGAGCGTCACGCCATAGCGCTTGGCCGATTCCACCGTGCGCCGAATCCACACCGGGTCGCCGGCGTGAAAGCCGCAGGCGATGTTGGCGTGGTTGATCTGTTTCATCACTTCGTCAGGGCGGCCCAGCACGTAGTTGCCGAAGGACTCGCCCATGTCGCTGTTAAGATCGATCCAGCTGCGCATTGTCGGTGAACCTCCTGTATCAGCCTTTGACGTGCGGCATCACTTCCTTCGCGAACAGCCGCATCGAGTTCATGGTCTTGTCCATATCCACGCCGGGAAGCTTCATCCAGCAGATAAGATAGTCCATTCCGATCTCGCTCCGATAGCGCTTGATCTCGCGCACGCAATGGTCGGGGCTGCCGATGATGAAGCGCTCGCGATGGCTCTCGAAAGTCACCGTGGCCGGGTCCTTGACCAGCTCGCCGTGGTCGTCGCGCAGCGGCCGCACGCCCGACCATTTGCCGTACATTCCGCCGTGGATGTGCATCACACCGTCGCGCGCCTGTTCCTCGGCCTGCGCCGTGGTCGGGGCGCAATAGACCTCGCGGATGACCGGCACGTAGGTGGGATGCTTGCCGAACTTGCCCAGGTACTCGTGATAGACCGCGAAATGCTGCTTGAGCTCGGCAACGTGGTGGCGCGGCGAGGCGACCAGCGCATCTGCCCATTGCGCGGCGCGGCGCACGCCGCCGCGCGTCGACGCGCCTATCCAGATCGGCGGGCGCGGCTTCTGCACGGGCTTGGGCGTGACTGAGGTCTCGGGAATCTTGTAGTAGCGGCCTTCGTACGAAAACGACTCGGTGGTCCAGGCCTTGATCATGATGTCGAGCTGCTCTTCCATCCGCCGCTCGCGGCCCGCGCGTTCTTCTTCGTATCCGGCGAACTCCTCGGGCCGGTAGCCCGCCGCCACGCCCAGGATGATGCGGCCGTTGGAGATGTTGTCGAGCACCGCCACGTCTTCGGCCGATTGCACCGGGCGATGGAGCGGCAGGAGATACATGCTGGTGCCAATGGTCATGCGGCGCGTGCGCGCCGCTATGGCGGCCGCCGCGATGAGCGGCGACGGGCAAAGGCCGTCAGTGAGAAAATGATGCTCAACGAGCCAGGCGGAATCGAAGCCCAGGGCCTCCCCCGCCTCAAGCTCCTCGAGCATCTCCCGGTAAAGCTGAGCCTGCGTGGCGGGCTTATCGGGTCGTGTTTGTTGGGAGTACAAGAGGCCGAAACGCATGGTTTTGCTCCTGATGAGCCAGCCGGCTCAGTATAGGCGCTGCTATACCACAGCCGGTTTCAGCCTGACAGCCAGAGCGCGCGGCGCCCCGGAATCCGGGTTAGCCAGGCGGCGCGAGCGCCCAAATTCAAGCCATCGGGGTGAAAAATAGGGGCGGATGGGGCTTGTCGCGGGTGATGACATATGCAACAACCTTGCAGGTTAGTTTTTGAGGGGGGAAGGTTCCCAGGTAACTCTAGCTGGCCGGGGGAGAGGCATCGCTGGAGC
This window encodes:
- a CDS encoding 5-oxoprolinase subunit PxpA: MRSWIDLNSDMGESFGNYVLGRPDEVMKQINHANIACGFHAGDPVWIRRTVESAKRYGVTLGAHPGFPDKMGFGRRLMNITQQEARDYVVYQVGAVKAFADAAGVKLIAAKPHGAFYLWAQQSEANSRAILEGFREVDPNFVAYLPALPRHPMLEVAEKMGFRVIKEFYPGLVYSEDGSIGVKRTYGEENIEEMVGLVMKFVTEGKVKSSSGKDIKIDADSICVHGDVINAPEVLAALHKALKQAGVTARSAVQDLAAKGKSKGNGRAHAAHAHA
- a CDS encoding LLM class flavin-dependent oxidoreductase, producing the protein MRFGLLYSQQTRPDKPATQAQLYREMLEELEAGEALGFDSAWLVEHHFLTDGLCPSPLIAAAAIAARTRRMTIGTSMYLLPLHRPVQSAEDVAVLDNISNGRIILGVAAGYRPEEFAGYEEERAGRERRMEEQLDIMIKAWTTESFSYEGRYYKIPETSVTPKPVQKPRPPIWIGASTRGGVRRAAQWADALVASPRHHVAELKQHFAVYHEYLGKFGKHPTYVPVIREVYCAPTTAQAEEQARDGVMHIHGGMYGKWSGVRPLRDDHGELVKDPATVTFESHRERFIIGSPDHCVREIKRYRSEIGMDYLICWMKLPGVDMDKTMNSMRLFAKEVMPHVKG